A window of Argopecten irradians isolate NY chromosome 14, Ai_NY, whole genome shotgun sequence contains these coding sequences:
- the LOC138307229 gene encoding uncharacterized protein, producing MEDPRVKLVLDRNIEFLKRHLVVTVMMVDRLYEAGIINDYTRQSLIGQSDYLQVTSLMAILRTKSLVTFRKFISILRQCNDGWIADSLLNTPIQEAWGKGIRRTHGKETNMRAYVDQPVSLDITGLADAYVCKRDAIPSLPKRHEVDLVEKYALTKPYISDTDLLPYRSYIPSLPARVSSPYLTSQIVSSEFYAPSRQTVVYHDRYPYDDLARVPRHVEEVHKTLQAKRVGATKALADLKREELEMKSALENNVRDQAKLYHNARLLTDLDDRLHQIEADATRLKLDPITNTKISYKVEPVISNVSTPWAYKTYRY from the exons ATGGAAGATCCGCGCGTGAAGCTAGTGCTTGACAGGAACATCGAGTTCCTGAAGCGCCACCTGGTGGTGACAGTTATGATGGTGGACAGGCTCTATGAGGCTGGGATCATAAACGATTATACAAGACAGTCGCTAATC GGTCAGTCTGATTACCTACAAGTTACTTCTTTAATGGCCATCCTGCGCACGAAAAGTCTGGTAACGTTTCGGAAGTTCATCTCTATCCTTCGACAGTGTAATGATGGATGGATAGCAGACTCCCTCCTCAATACGCCTATTCAGGAAGCGTGGGGAAAAGGAATCAGAAGAACTCAtggtaaagaaacaaacatgCGGGCATATGTTGATCAGCCTGTTTCTTTGGACATTACCGGCTTGGCAGATGCCTATGTCTGCAAACGTGATGCTATTCCCAGTTTACCTAAGAGGCATGAGGTTGACCTTGTCGAAAAATACGCTTTAACAAAACCATACATCTCTGACACAGATCTGCTTCCTTATCGTTCCTATATTCCGTCTCTTCCGGCAAGAGTTTCCTCTCCTTATCTGACATCACAGATTGTCTCCTCTGAGTTCTACGCACCCTCTCGACAAACCGTTGTCTACCATGACCGGTATCCGTATGACGATCTCGCGAGGGTTCCCCGTCACGTGGAGGAGGTTCACAAAACACTTCAGGCGAAACGCGTCGGGGCAACAAAGGCCCTTGCCGACTTGAAGCGAGAAGAACTTGAAATGAAGAGCGCGCTGGAGAACAACGTCCGAGATCAAGCCAAACTCTACCACAACGCGCGGTTGTTGACTGATCTGGATGATCGCCTTCACCAAATCGAGGCTGACGCTACTCGACTGAAGCTTGATCctattacaaacacaaaaatCAGCTACAAAGTCGAACCTGTCATCTCGAACGTGTCGACACCCTGGGCTTACAAAACTTATCGGTACTAA